The following coding sequences lie in one Rutidosis leptorrhynchoides isolate AG116_Rl617_1_P2 chromosome 4, CSIRO_AGI_Rlap_v1, whole genome shotgun sequence genomic window:
- the LOC139843345 gene encoding electron transfer flavoprotein-ubiquinone oxidoreductase, mitochondrial, translating into MFKKIISFPSKSKLKSRRVVPTSYSTNYQEPLSLSSSKKSKLEINPFPFKCSNQTSTSGHHLKSKINSGFDLNLNGFVRLGIKKFSSEAGAARECINYDVVIVGGGPAGLSAAIRLKQLCREKDFDLSVCVVEKGAEVGAHILSGNVFEPRALNELIPNWREEEAPISVGVTSDKFMLLTKKHAIPLPNPFDNRGNYVISLSQLVRWLGQKAEELGVEIYPGFAAKEILFDENENVIGIATNDMGIGKDGSKKDNYQPGVELKGRINIFAEGCRGSLSEKIIKKFDLRKKGQGQHQTYALGIKEVWEIDASKHKPGAVVHTFGWPLDHKTYGGSFLYHMQDRQVSIGLVCALNYHNPFFSPYEEFQKLKSHPTIRPLLENGTVLQYGARTLNEGGFQSIPYPVFPGGAIVGCSAGFLNVPKIKGSHTAMKSGMLAAESAFGVLHEGSSMKTYWENLKTSWIWEELRRARNYRPAFEYGLFPGMAISGVEHYLLKGRAPFTLKHGKPDHESTHEASKCSPIEYPKPDGIVSFDVPTSLYRSNTNHDHDQPAHLRLRDPKIPELVNLPKYGGPESRYCPARVYEYVADDNGQLKLQINAQNCLHCKACDIKDPKQNIEWTVPEGGGGPGYSVM; encoded by the exons ATGTTCAAAAAGATCATTTCTTTCCCCTCAAAatcaaaattaaaatcaagaagAGTTGTACCCACCTCATATTCCACTAACTATCAAGAACCACTTTCTTTATCATCATCAAAAAAATCAAAACTTGAAATCAACCCATTTCCGTTCAAGTGTTCTAATCAAACTTCTACATCTGGGCATCATCTAAAATCGAAAATAAATAGTGGGTTTGATTTAAATTTGAATGGGTTTGTGAGATTAGGGATTAAAAAATTTAGTAGTGAAGCAGGAGCAGCTCGTGAGTGTATTAATTATGATGTGGTTATTGTCGGCGGTGGGCCAGCAGGGTTATCGGCGGCGATAAGGTTGAAGCAACTGTGCCGTGAAAAAGATTTTGATTTATCAGTTTGTGTTGTTGAGAAAGGGGCTGAAGTAG GTGCACATATATTATCGGGAAATGTATTTGAGCCCCGTGCATTGAATGAACTTATTCCAAACTGGAGAGAGGAGGAG GCGCCAATCAGTGTTGGGGTTACTTCTGATAAGTTCATGTTACTTACTAAAAAACATGCAATCCCACTACCAAATCCTTTCGATAATAGAGGAAACTATGTTATAAG TTTAAGTCAGTTAGTACGTTGGTTGGGACAAAAGGCTGAAGAATTAGGGGTTGAAATATACCCGGGCTTTGCAGCTAAAGAG ATTTTGTTCGATGAAAATGAAAATGTTATCGGCATTGCAACTAATGACATGGGAATTGGCAAGGATGGTTCTAAGAAAGATAATTATCAGCCTGGCGTGGAATTAAAAG GTCGTATAAATATTTTTGCTGAAGGGTGTCGAGGTTCATTATCAGAG aaaataataaaaaaattcgaTCTCAGAAAGAAAGGGCAGGGACAACACCAAACTTACGCATTAGGAATAAAAGAG GTATGGGAAATCGATGCTAGCAAACATAAACCCGGTGCTGTGGTTCATACTTTCGGTTGGCCATTAGATCACAAAACTTACGGCGGATCCTTTTTATACCATATGCAAGATAGACAA GTTTCGATTGGATTGGTGTGTGCATTGAATTACCACAACCCCTTCTTTAGTCCTTATGAAGAATTTCAG AAACTCAAAAGTCATCCCACCATCAGGCCTCTTCTAGAGAATGGAACGGTTCTTCAATACGGTGCCCGTACTTTAAACGAAGGCGGTTTTCAG TCTATTCCATATCCAGTGTTCCCTGGGGGAGCAATTGTTGGCTGTTCGGCTGGGTTCTTAAATGTTCCGAAAATAAAGGGTTCGCATACCGCAATGAAGTCAG GAATGTTAGCTGCAGAATCTGCTTTTGGAGTCCTTCACGAGGGCTCAAGTATGAAAACCTACTGGGAGAACTTAAAAACTTCATGGATATGGGAAGAGCTTCGACGTGCACGCAACTATCGTCCA GCATTTGAGTACGGGCTTTTTCCTGGAATGGCTATAAGTGGTGTTGAACA CTATCTGCTAAAAGGAAGAGCTCCATTTACATTGAAGCATGGTAAACCAGACCATGAATCAACACAT GAAGCGAGTAAATGTTCACCGATTGAATACCCAAAACCAGATGGGATTGTTAGTTTTGATGTGCCGACGTCCTTGTACAG GAGCAATACAAATCATGATCATGACCAACCAGCTCACCTTCGCTTGCGGGACCCTAAGATTCCAGAACTCGTAAATTTACCAAAATACGGTGGTCCAGAATCACGATATTGTCCAGCACGTGTATACGA gtACGTTGCGGATGACAATGGTCAATTGAAGCTGCAGATTAATGCCCAAAATTGCTTGCATTGCAAG GCTTGTGATATTAAAGATCCGAAGCAGAACATCGAATGGACAGTTCCAGAAGGAGGAGGTGGTCCCGGCTACTCAGTAATGTGA
- the LOC139841443 gene encoding probable transcription factor PosF21 produces the protein MENNQSHNPCGMNTLPPFGSKESMKSDSIMSPEKGFGTATETGQCSHDDISRMPDTPPKYTGHRRAHSEIFTLPDDISFDYESDLGIVGDGPEETEEDLFSMYVDMENLKSSSAKPGPQVEDSSKTSATSLPEHHVKHQHTMSMGENTFKQEDASLTDYKKSLSATKLAELAIVDPKRAKRIWANRQSAARSKERKIRYIAELEKKVHALQTDGTSMSAQLNLLQRQTHGLSAENNELKLRIHGMEQQVNLQDALNDGLKKEIQHLKVVTGQNLTNGGPVMNYPPPFGLNQWFHPNNQAAATQTMLTAQQFQQLQIQSRNQHQHLFQQPQFNQQQQHQRQQFQQQQQQKFG, from the exons ATGGAAAATAATCAATCCCATAACCCTTGTGGAATGAATACCTTGCCACCTTTTGGCAGTAAAGAAAGTATGAAATCCGACTCGATTATGTCACCCGAAAAGGGGTTTGGAACCGCGACTGAAACGGGTCAGTGCAGTCATGATGATATAAGCAGAATGCCTGATACCCCACCTAAGTATACGGGCCACAGACGAGCCCATTCGGAAATATTTACATTACCTGATGATATTAGCTTTGATTATGAAAGTGATCTTGGTATTGTGGGTGATGGTCCTGAAGAAACTGAAGAAGATTTGTTTTCTATGTATGTTGACATGGAAAATTTGAAATCTTCATCTGCAAAACCGGGCCCACAAGTTGAAGATTCATCTAAAACGTCTGCAACATCGTTACCTGAACACCATGTTAAACATCAGCATACAATGTCTATGGGCGAGAATACATTTAAGCAGGAAGACGCGTCTTTAACTGACTATAAAAAGTCATTGTCTGCTACAAAGCTTGCTGAACTTGCTATCGTTGATCCAAAGCGTGCAAAAAG GATATGGGCGAATAGGCAGTCGGCTGCAAGATCAAAGGAACGGAAAATAAGATACATCGCTGAGCTTGAAAAAAAAGTCCATGCGCTGCAAACAGATGGAACATCAATGTCTGCTCAGTTAAACCTTTTGCAG AGACAGACGCATGGTTTGTCAGCTGAAAACAACGAACTGAAACTGCGTATACATGGCATGGAGCAACAGGTTAACTTACAAGATG CTTTAAATGATGGGCTGAAGAAGGAGATACAACATCTGAAAGTAGTTACAGGTCAGAATCTCACAAATGGTGGACCAGTGATGAATTATCCTCCACCTTTTGGACTAAACCAATGGTTTCACCCTAACAACCAAGCAGCAGCTACGCAAACAATGTTAACGGCTCAACAGTTTCAGCAACTCCAGATTCAATCCCGGAACCAGCATCAGCATCTATTTCAACAACCACAATTTAATCAGCAGCAACAGCATCAACGACAACAATTTCAGCAGCAACAGCAACaaaaatttggttaa